From the genome of Saccharomyces eubayanus strain FM1318 chromosome X, whole genome shotgun sequence, one region includes:
- the BCK1 gene encoding mitogen-activated protein kinase kinase kinase BCK1, translating to MPFLRKIAGTAHTHSRSDSSSSIKFGHQPTNSLGSTKSTSKSPRVTSRKSIYGDIKNQFPNAAPNSTSQLYETTPATEKSFNWTTDDHISATTVETPTSVTSTFYKSENRPGSFSDSRKSSGGNSVNSLSFDKLILSWDPTDPDEWTMNRVTSWFKFHDFPESWITFFKKHQLSGHRFIKLLAYENFAVYEKYLPQTKTASYTRFQQLLKKTMTKNVTNSHIRQKSASKLRGSRSSSESIKSKFKSSRSQEDISNSRSTSESALSPTKSGPSKTDEKNFLHSTQTHQKTKSASALYRRSFISLRGSSSTNDSSIKSPSNIKLSIPARPHSIIEPNNTLTKSASPPASPSYPSIFRRHHKSSSSESSLLNSLFGTGIGEEPSTRPNSQGHSISSENLAKVKTKHYETNVSSPLKQSSLHTSDDKGNLWNKFKRKSQIGAPSLNAAPHMALQATPSLKSSSSTTTLTTQTTQTTQTTQTTQINELPVQSSSPSPSLISKNVNENLEAMSTEGVYERPSTAAPSRLGPDYYNSDEVIPQPAKSHPYSVKNFLLEQKFYPMKKTTFGGSDNKYVLVTKDNWHFVPVNLQNVTSLYSFKESALSKLGISHKNVTFHMTDFDCEIGAALPDDTLEFLKKSLFLNTSEKIYVKDQTKLLQKSKSIAHNSENHAPLKSVKSKSSMRSGTSSLIASTDDVSIVTSSSDITSFDEHASGTGRRYPQTPSYYYDRVPNTSTNEELNYWNIKEVLSHEETAPKMVFKTSPKLELSLPDKANKLKIPTPITENESKSSFQVLRKDEGAEIDFNHRRESPYTKPELAPKREAPKPPTNTSPQRSLPSSKQNNTMRLMRASTKISRSKRSKPLPPQLLSSPVEASSSSPDSVTSSYTPASTHVLIPQPYKGANDAMRRLKTEQDSTSTSPSLKMKQKVNRSNSTVSTSNSIFYSPSPLLKRGNSKRVVSSTSAADIFEENDITFADAPPLSEDDDESDNNDSSSSDDIIWSKKKNGIEDKESKKDEKDDNDSTHSDEIFYDSEMQDTVERKMTFRPSPEVVYQNLEKFFPRANLDKPITEGIASPTSPKSLDSLLSTKSVTSPRTDPSTPSRPIPPDILNNSYELIQDSISNRNKSLNQTKAPKRTKTIRTIAHEASLARKKSVKLKRQNTKMWGTRMVEVTENHMVSINKAKNSKGEYKEFAWMKGEMIGKGSFGAVYLCLNVTTGEMMAVKQVEVPKYSSQNEAILSTVEALRSEVSTLKDLDHLNIVQYLGFENKNSIYSLFLEYVAGGSVGSLIRMYGRFDEPLIKHLTTQVLEGLAYLHSKGILHRDMKADNLLLDQDGICKISDFGISRKSKDIYSNSDMTMRGTVFWMAPEMVDTKQGYSAKVDIWSLGCIVLEMFAGKRPWSNLEVVAAMFKIGKSKSAPPIPEDTLPLITHVGRSFLDACFEIDPEKRPTATKLLSHKFSEVDVTFDFKSTRLAKFIKSNDKLNSSKLRITSQENKTA from the coding sequence AATACTATCGTGGGATCCTACAGACCCAGACGAATGGACAATGAACCGCGTCACTTCATGGTTTAAATTTCATGATTTCCCGGAATCCTGGATaactttcttcaaaaaacatCAATTGTCAGGCCATAGGTTCATTAAGCTACTTGCATATGAGAATTTTGCTGTTTATGAGAAGTATTTGCCACAGACGAAGACCGCTTCATATACCAGGTTTCAACagttattgaaaaagacaatGACCAAGAATGTAACAAATAGCCACATTCGTCAAAAAAGCGCAAGCAAATTGAGGGGTTCCAGATCCTCTAGTGAATCAATTAAATCAAAATTTAAAAGTAGTAGATCGCAAGAAGATATTTCGAATTCAAGGTCAACTTCAGAGTCGGCATTAAGCCCAACAAAATCAGGTCCCTCCAAGACagatgaaaagaattttttacATTCCACGCAAACCCATCAAAAGACTAAAAGTGCAAGTGCTTTATACAGAAGAAGCTTTATATCTCTAAGAGGCTCATCATCAACTAATGACTCCTCAATAAAGTCGCcttcaaatatcaaattaAGTATACCGGCTCGGCCACATTCAATTATTGAACCTAACAACACGCTCACCAAGTCAGCTAGCCCACCTGCGTCCCCTTCATACCCTAGCATTTTTAGAAGACACCACAAAAGTAGTTCATCAGAATCTTCACTATTAAACTCTCTTTTTGGTACCGGAATAGGCGAGGAACCATCAACTAGGCCTAATTCACAGGGCCATAGCATCTCTAGCGAAAACCTGGCTAAAGTGAAAACTAAACACTATGAAACCAATGTTTCCTCACCTTTAAAACAATCTTCGTTACACACTTCAGATGATAAGGGAAATTTATggaacaaattcaaaagaaaaagtcaaaTAGGAGCTCCAAGTTTAAACGCAGCTCCTCATATGGCTCTTCAGGCGACCCCATCATTAAAATCAAGCTCAAGTACTACCACTTTAACCACACAAACCACACAAACCACACAAACCACACAAACCACACAAATCAACGAATTACCTGTACAGTCATCATCACCGTCACCGTCGCTAATATCCAAAAATGTGAATGAAAATTTAGAGGCCATGAGCACGGAAGGTGTATATGAACGCCCTTCAACAGCAGCACCTTCTAGATTAGGTCCTGATTATTACAACTCAGACGAGGTAATTCCACAGCCAGCAAAAAGTCATCCTTATAGTgtaaaaaactttttgctagaacaaaaattttatcCTATGAAGAAGACCACATTTGGTGGTAGCGATAATAAGTATGTCTTGGTTACTAAAGATAACTGGCATTTTGTTCCAGTAAATTTACAGAATGTGACAAGTTTATATAGTTTTAAGGAGTCTGCCCTCTCAAAACTGGGAATAAGTCATAAAAACGTCACGTTCCATATGACAGATTTTGATTGCGAAATTGGAGCAGCTCTTCCTGATGATACTttagaatttttaaagaaaagtcTATTTCTGAACacatctgaaaaaatctaTGTCAAGGATCAAACAAAACTTCTGCAGAAATCGAAGTCTATTGCTCATAATTCAGAAAACCATGCTCCCTTAAAATCCgtgaaaagtaaaagcTCAATGAGATCAGGAACAAGTAGTTTGATAGCATCAACTGATGATGTCTCCATTGTCACATCTTCATCTGATATAACGTCGTTTGATGAGCACGCCTCAGGTACCGGGCGTAGATATCCACAAACTCCAAGCTACTACTACGATAGAGTTCCCAATACGAGCACAAATGAAGAGTTAAATTACTGGAATATTAAGGAGGTTCTTTCTCACGAGGAAACTGCACCAAAAATGGTATTCAAAACAAGTCCAAAATTGGAACTCAGCCTGCCAGACAAAGCAAACAAACTGAAAATCCCAACGCCCATcacagaaaatgaaagtaAGAGTAGCTTCCAAGTACTAAGGAAAGACGAAGGGGCCGAAATCGATTTCAACCATCGCAGAGAATCGCCTTATACAAAACCGGAATTAGCACCGAAAAGAGAGGCTCCCAAACCTCCAACAAATACTTCTCCTCAAAGGTCACTGCCTAGTTCTAAACAGAATAATACAATGCGCCTAATGAGGGCAAGTACAAAAATTTCGAGAAGCAAACGATCCAAACCCTTGCCACCTCAACTACTATCATCCCCTGTAGAGGCTAGTAGTTCGTCTCCTGATTCCGTCACTTCTTCTTACACCCCTGCTTCAACACATGTTTTAATTCCCCAACCATATAAGGGTGCAAACGATGCCATGCGCAGATTAAAAACAGAGCAAGACTCCACGAGCACATCCCCATCcttgaaaatgaaacagaaaGTGAATCGATCAAATTCAACGGTATCTACTTCAAACTCAATCTTCTATTCCCCCTCACCTTTAttaaaaagaggaaattcaaaaagagtTGTTTCTTCCACGTCTGCAGCCGAcatatttgaagaaaatgatataaCATTCGCGGATGCGCCGCCGTTATCTGAggacgatgatgaaagTGATAACAACGACTCTAGCTCCTCCGACGATATTATATGgtccaaaaagaaaaatggcaTCGAGGataaagaaagcaaaaaggatgaaaaagatgataatgattCCACGCATTctgatgaaatattttatgATTCTGAAATGCAAGACACcgtagaaagaaaaatgactTTTAGACCATCTCCAGAAGTTGTTTACcagaatttggaaaaattctttCCTAGGGCTAACCTCGATAAGCCAATAACTGAAGGAATAGCCTCCCCTACGTCCCCAAAGTCTTTAGACAGTTTACTTTCCACAAAGAGCGTAACCTCACCCAGAACTGATCCGAGCACGCCTTCTCGTCCTATACCTCCAGATATCCTCAACAATTCGTATGAGCTAATCCAGGATAGTATTAGCAATAGAAATAAATCATTGAATCAAACTAAAGCTCCTAAAAGGACAAAAACTATAAGAACAATTGCTCATGAAGCTAGCCTAGCGAGGAAAAAATCTGTTAAATTAAAAAGACAGAATACTAAAATGTGGGGTACAAGAATGGTTGAAGTGACCGAGAACCATATGGTATCAATTAATAAAGCAAAGAATTCAAAGGGTGAATATAAAGAGTTTGCTTGGATGAAAGGTGAGATGATAGGGAAGGGATCTTTCGGTGCTGTTTATTTATGTTTAAACGTTACTACAGGTGAAATGATGGCTGTTAAACAGGTTGAAGTTCCCAAATATAGCTCTCAAAATGAAGCTATTTTAAGCACTGTGGAAGCACTAAGATCTGAAGTTTCCACTTTAAAAGATTTGGACCATTTGAATATTGTTCAATATCTaggttttgaaaataaaaatagtaTCTACAGTTTATTTCTAGAATATGTTGCAGGTGGGTCTGTGGGATCTTTAATTAGAATGTATGGAAGGTTTGATGAACCATTAATCAAACATTTGACAACACAAGTGTTGGAAGGTCTGGCATATTTGCACTCTAAAGGTATTCTTCACAGAGACATGAAAGCGGACAATTTGCTTTTGGATCAAGACGGTATCTGTAAAATCAGCGATTTTggtatttcaagaaaatctaaGGATATATACTCTAATTCAGACATGACCATGCGAGGGACCGTCTTCTGGATGGCTCCAGAAATGGTTGACACAAAGCAAGGCTACAGTGCGAAAGTTGATATATGGTCTTTGGGATGCATAGTTCTAGAAATGTTTGCTGGTAAGCGTCCATGGTCGAACCTAGAAGTTGTTGCTGCAATGTTCAAAATTGGGAAGTCCAAATCTGCTCCGCCAATCCCTGAGGATACTTTACCATTAATAACACATGTTGGACGAAGCTTTTTAGACGCTTGTTTTGAGATTGATCCAGAGAAAAGGCCCACCGCGACTAAACTTTTGTCGCATAAATTCAGTGAAGTAGATGTAACATTTGATTTTAAATCAACCAGGCTAGCGAAGTTTATAAAGTCAAATGATAAACTaaactcttcaaaattgAGAATAACCTCTcaggaaaataaaactgCATAG
- the KHA1 gene encoding Kha1p codes for MANTIGGVLSGVNPFHYNASSPLTLFLFQACLILLVCNLVHIPFSMMRQPKVISEVIAGVILGPTVFGQIPNYTKTIFPPSSIPGLNLIANLGIILFMFFLGLEVDIAFIQKHLKKALAIGLTTLAVPFGFGCLLAIPLFNAYANKTEGARHIKFSVFMVFIAVSISVTAFPVLCRILNELRLIKDRAGIVVLAAGIINDIVGWILLALSIILSSSEGSPVNTVYILLIILAWFLIYFFPLKYLLRRILIKTHELDRSKPSPLATMCILFIMFISAYFTDIIGVHPIFGAFIAGLVVPRDDHYVVKLTERMEDIPNIVFIPIYFAVAGLNVDLTLLNQGRDWAYVFATIGIAISTKLVSGTLMAKLSGLFWRESAAAGVLMSCKGIVEIVVLTVGLNAGIISKKVFGMFVLMALVSTFVTTPMTLLVYPDSYREEVRKYLAKSEEGDGTVSVSNSESVNKSEFNTQLNSLTDVSKYSIGELVTVINTTEAISPSLKLLNYLSLGSSPKARSSRQKNETSLSRTTTATDSTSKSNTFKIKKMVHIWSKSIDDIDTNLSVIDENSGAFEGITALKAIHLRLLTERTTDLLQSSSLYNDDPHFTANTDSLLQIFDIFSHLSNMPFSSEVIFSTTREKAANIATMKMNPTDLVLLPLKGASYEYRGSPVLTDEKYVNFDHIYSHLLGLNELSSAFFKSIFQTLKANFAIQISNTYGRLNADRFKKKRFSLLLAKPYLTPSDYLGLYLLLLICYRDGFNNDNASCSIFINGQNTDFTRDLLATFAEHEWLNESTVQIVEIPFGTKSPQDTIERSSFIETVLDIGLSATALADIEETTFIIGEDLFDENEPFSEEVRAAIFEGSNRRFDTLVVHHFSPDRC; via the coding sequence ATGGCAAACACTATTGGGGGCGTTTTATCAGGTGTGAACCCGTTCCATTACAACGCTAGTTCACCATTAACGCTATTCCTCTTTCAGGCATGCCTTATATTATTGGTGTGCAATTTGGTCCATATCCCCTTTTCGATGATGAGGCAGCCTAAGGTTATCTCTGAAGTCATAGCAGGTGTTATTTTAGGGCCTACCGTATTTGGCCAAATTCCAAACTACACGAAGACAATATTCCCACCATCATCGATCCCGGGGTTGAATTTAATCGCGAATTTGGGTATAATATTGTTTATGTTCTTTTTGGGTTTAGAAGTGGATATTGCCTTCATTCAAAAGCACTTGAAGAAAGCACTCGCGATCGGCCTAACTACTTTGGCGGTGCCATTCGGTTTTGGTTGTTTATTAGCAATTCCTTTATTCAATGCCTATGCGAACAAAACAGAAGGCGCAAGGcatatcaaattttcagtATTTATGGTATTCATAGCTGTCTCTATCTCTGTTACAGCCTTCCCCGTCTTATGTCGTATTTTGAACGAATTGCGTTTAATCAAGGATAGAGCAGGGATTGTTGTTCTTGCGGCAGGTATAATTAACGATATAGTTGGTTGGATTCTACTAGCATTGAGTATCATTCTTTCAAGTTCAGAAGGGAGTCCGGTTAATACAGTTTACATTCTGCTTATCATATTAGCGTggtttttaatatatttttttcctttaaagTACTTGCTAAGACGGATTTTAATAAAAACTCATGAATTAGACAGAAGTAAACCCTCACCGCTAGCGACAATGTGCATCCTATTCATCATGTTTATTTCTGCTTATTTCACAGATATAATTGGAGTTCACCCCATTTTTGGTGCCTTCATCGCCGGTCTGGTTGTGCCTAGAGACGATCATTATGTTGTTAAACTGACAGAAAGAATGGAAGACATTCCAAATATCGTGTTCATTCCGATTTATTTTGCTGTTGCCGGTTTGAACGTTGATCTGACTTTGCTAAACCAAGGTAGAGACTGGGCTTATGTTTTTGCAACAATTGGTATTGCGATATCCACTAAACTTGTTTCTGGTACCCTCATGGCTAAACTTAGTGGCTTGTTCTGGAGGGAATCTGCCGCTGCTGGTGTTTTGATGTCCTGTAAAGGTATCGTTGAAATTGTTGTCTTAACTGTTGGTTTGAATGCAGGCATTATCAGTAAAAAAGTATTTGGTATGTTTGTTCTAATGGCTTTAGTTTCTACTTTTGTTACTACTCCTATGACGCTGCTTGTTTATCCAGATTCTTACCGAGAAGAAGTTCGTAAATACTTGGCGAAATCTGAGGAAGGTGACGGGACGGTGAGTGTATCTAACTCTGAAAGTGTTAATAAATCTGAATTTAACACGCAATTGAATTCATTGACAGATGTTAGTAAATATAGCATTGGTGAATTGGTCACTGTAATAAATACTACAGAAGCGATTTCTCCGtctttgaaattattgaattACTTATCTTTGGGATCTTCCCCTAAAGCCAGAAGTAGCAGGCAGAAAAATGAGACTTCCTTGAGCAGAACTACAACTGCTACTGATTCTACATCAAAATCGAACACatttaaaatcaaaaaaatggttcACATTTGGTCTAAGAGCATTGACGATATAGACACAAACTTAAGTGTTATAGATGAAAATTCAGGGGCATTTGAAGGGATCACAGCCTTAAAAGCCATCCACTTACGGTTGCTCACTGAACGCACTACTGATCTGTTGCAATCATCTTCCTTATATAATGACGATCCGCATTTTACTGCGAACACCGATTCATTATTGCAAATTTTCGATATTTTCTCACATCTAAGCAACATGCCATTTTCGAGTGAAGTAATATTCTCTACCACACGGGAAAAAGCAGCGAATATTGCAACTATGAAAATGAATCCTACGGATTTGGTATTATTGCCCTTGAAGGGCGCCTCATATGAGTATAGAGGAAGCCCAGTTCTTACTGACGAAAAATATGTAAACTTTGATCATATTTATTCTCATCTTTTAGGTTTGAACGAGCTATCGTCtgcctttttcaaatctatTTTCCAGACACTCAAAGCCAATTTTGCTattcaaatttcaaatacttATGGCAGATTGAACGCTGATCgtttcaagaaaaagcgGTTTAGTTTGTTGCTTGCAAAACCATATCTGACACCATCAGATTATCTTGGATTATATCTCCTTTTATTGATATGCTATAGAGACGGTttcaataatgataacGCTTCCTGtagtattttcattaacgGTCAAAATACAGATTTCACAAGAGATTTGTTGGCTACTTTTGCCGAACATGAGTGGCTAAATGAATCTACGGTTCAGATTGTAGAAATTCCATTTGGAACCAAGAGTCCTCAAGATACGATTGAAAGGTCGTCTTTCATTGAGACAGTCCTTGACATAGGTTTATCTGCAACCGCTTTAGCTGATATAGAAGAGACTACATTTATTATTGGGGAAGAtctttttgatgaaaatgagCCATTTAGTGAGGAGGTAAGGGCAGCCATATTTGAAGGATCGAATCGTCGCTTTGATACGCTTGTTGTGCATCACTTTTCGCCTGACAGATGCTAG
- the TOK1 gene encoding Tok1p, with protein sequence MERPDHGSQPQVVEPRPDATMREADRIGAEELKESLRFRNERVSIINADPSSTFFVFWFVVSCYFPVIVACLGPVANTISIACVVEKWRSVRSNSVVMNSQSSDTDAVMNQVKTVFDPPGIFAVNILSLIFGVTSNIVLMLHFSRKLTYLKSQMINITGWTLAGGMLLVDVIVCSSHEMSSYYKKTIGFWFACYSSGLYLICTIILAVHFIGYKLQKYPPTFNLLPNERSIMAFTVLLSIWLIWGGGMFSALLHITYGNSLYFCTVSLLTVGLGDILPKTVAAKIMVLIFSLTGVVIMGLIVFMTRSIIQKSSGPIFFFHRVESGRSKAWKRYMDGNKISSQKEAFNLMKCIRRTATRRQHWFSLSVTLAIFMVFWLLGALVFKFSEDWSYFNCIYFCFLCLLTIGYGDFAPKSGAGRAFFVIWALGAVPLMGAILSTVGDLLFDISTSLDIKIGDSFNNKIKSIVFNGRQRALSFMVNTGEIFEESDTSGDNVGETPTSSQSCDISEDGDEISGDSDTGVTSPPATPQESLSTLSKATSPEGIFPLEYVSSAEYALGDSEASNLKKLQILLKAVKKLHRICLLNKDYTLTFSDWSYIRQLHLRNAPDVEGYTRGPEFWISPDTPLRFPLNEPHFAFMTLFKNIEELVGNLVEDEELYKVIAKRGNFGDHRKTL encoded by the coding sequence ATGGAGAGACCGGATCATGGGAGCCAGCCTCAGGTTGTTGAACCACGTCCAGATGCTACAATGAGAGAAGCCGATCGTATTGGCGCAGAGGAACTAAAGGAGTCATTACGATTTCGAAATGAAAGGGTCAGTATCATCAACGCAGACCCTTCGTCGAccttctttgtcttttggtTTGTGGTTTCGTGCTATTTTCCCGTTATTGTTGCGTGTCTGGGCCCGGTGGCTAACACCATCTCGATAGCCTGCGTGGTGGAAAAATGGAGATCCGTGAGGAGCAACTCTGTGGTGATGAACTCACAGAGTAGCGACACGGACGCTGTAATGAACCAGGTTAAAACGGTTTTTGACCCCCCCGGTATCTTCGCTGTCAATATTTTGTCCTTAATCTTTGGGGTCACGTCTAATATTGTTTTGATGCTGCATTTTAGCAGGAAACTGACGTATCTGAAATCCCAGATGATCAATATCACCGGTTGGACACTAGCCGGTGGCATGCTTTTGGTGGATGTGATTGTATGCTCCTCACACGAAATGTCCAGTTATTACAAAAAGACTATTGGATTCTGGTTTGCCTGTTACAGTTCTGGTTTGTATCTTATCTGTACTATCATTTTGGCGGTGCATTTTATTGGTTACAAGTTACAAAAATACCCTCCGACATTTAATCTTTTACCCAACGAAAGGAGTATTATGGCATTCACCGTGCTCCTGTCTATATGGTTAATTTGGGGTGGAGGTATGTTTAGCGCTCTGTTACACATTACGTATGGGAATTCGCTCTATTTCTGTACTGTGTCATTATTAACTGTAGGATTGGGCGACATCTTACCCAAAACGGTGGCTGCCAAGATCATGGTTTTAATCTTTTCGTTAACCGGGGTTGTTATAATGGGGTTAATCGTATTTATGACAAGATCAATTATCCAAAAATCGTCTGGacccattttcttttttcatagGGTTGAAAGCGGGAGGTCCAAAGCTTGGAAACGCTATATGGACGGTAACAAAATATCATCTCAAAAGGAAGCGTTTAATTTGATGAAATGTATCCGCAGGACGGCCACGAGGAGGCAACATTGGTTTTCATTGTCTGTCACGCTAGCCATCTTCATGGTTTTTTGGTTGTTGGGAGCTCTcgtcttcaaattttcagaGGATTGGTCATATTTTAattgtatatatttttgcttCTTATGCTTATTAACCATCGGGTACGGCGATTTTGCTCCCAAGTCTGGTGCAGGTCGCGCTTTTTTCGTTATATGGGCATTGGGTGCCGTGCCATTGATGGGTGCTATACTATCTACAGTGGGTGACTTGTTGTTTGACATTTCCACGTCCCTGGATATCAAGATTGGTGACTCCTTtaataataaaatcaaGTCCATCGTTTTTAATGGGCGCCAAAGAGCACTCTCCTTTATGGTGAACACGGGTGAAATTTTCGAGGAATCCGATACTAGTGGGGATAACGTGGGAGAGACCCCGACAAGCTCACAATCCTGTGACATTTCAGAGGATGGTGACGAAATTTCAGGTGACAGTGATACTGGGGTAACATCTCCTCCGGCAACTCCACAGGAATCATTATCTACTTTATCAAAAGCAACTAGTCCAGAGGGTATATTTCCTTTGGAGTACGTTTCTTCTGCAGAATACGCGCTAGGCGATTCTGAAGCCAGCAACCTAAAGAAATTACAAATATTACTTAAAGCtgtgaaaaaattacaCCGGATATGCCTATTGAATAAAGATTACACGCTTACCTTTTCGGATTGGTCGTACATTCGCCAACTGCATTTGAGAAACGCTCCGGATGTCGAGGGGTATACAAGGGGCCCAGAATTCTGGATATCGCCCGACACACCCCTCAGGTTTCCATTAAATGAACCTCACTTTGCCTTTATGACCCTATTTAAAAACATAGAAGAGCTGGTCGGCAACCTGgttgaagacgaagagCTATACAAGGTCATCGCCAAGAGAGGCAATTTTGGTGATCATAGAAAGACACTTTAA